A window of Thermoproteus sp. genomic DNA:
TTGGATTCCAGCGATGGTCCGCCGTTTTAAGCCAGCAATTAAGTACAGACGGGGTACGAGGACGCACGGCTGGGGGAGAGTGGGGCAACATAGGAAGAGCGGGTCTTCTGGGGGCAAGGGCATGGTGGGCTTCCATAAACACAAGTGGTCCTTTGTGATGGTACACGCCGAGGAGACTTCGGGCTGGCCTTTCTACGGCAAACACGGCTTTAAACAGCCCAAGGCCATATCTATAGAGTGGAGGCCCATAAATGTGGGGAGGCTCGAAGACTTGATAACAGATATGGAGAGGCGGGGCGAGGCGGTGAAGGAGGGCGATAGGTATGTGGTGGACCTCGTGAAGCTGGGCTACAACAAGCTGTTGGGCGGCGGGAAGATAACTAGAGCTGTCGTGGTCTATACGCCCGTAGCCACTAGGGAGGCCGTCGAGAAAATAGTCAAGGCGGGCGGCGAGGTCCGCATAGTCCATTCGGTGGTCCATAGGTAATGGAATCGCTAGATCCAATTCTCGAACGCCTTTTAACCGTCCAGCGGCCCAAAAAGGCGCTTCCCCTATCTACCCGCCTGATGTGGACCGCGTTGGCGGCTCTAGTCTACATAGTGATGACCATAACTCCGCTCTGGGGCATACACAGGACCGCGCCGACCGGCGTCACATCTATATTCTTCAATCCCCTCGTCTCGACGATATTCGGCACCACCTTCGGCACCTGGGCCCAGCTCGGCATAGGCCCCATAGTCGTGGCGGGCATCATAATGGAGATATTGCAGTTCTCAGACCTACTGCCCTTCAACCTAGAGGACAAAAAGGACAGACTTAGGTTCTCGGCCTTCCAGAAGCTACTCGCCTTGATAATGGCCGCCGGCGAGGCGACGGCCAGTATAGCCATGGGCGCCTTCGGCCCGCTGACCCCCGTGGAGGCGGTAGCCGTGGTCGTACAGCTACTGGTGGCCACGCAAATAGTGATCCTTCTGGACGACATGATAGCC
This region includes:
- a CDS encoding uL15 family ribosomal protein, yielding MVRRFKPAIKYRRGTRTHGWGRVGQHRKSGSSGGKGMVGFHKHKWSFVMVHAEETSGWPFYGKHGFKQPKAISIEWRPINVGRLEDLITDMERRGEAVKEGDRYVVDLVKLGYNKLLGGGKITRAVVVYTPVATREAVEKIVKAGGEVRIVHSVVHR